The Streptomyces sp. M92 nucleotide sequence GACCTCACGGCGCGGGCGGAGACCGACATGACGAGGGGGGCGGGCACGGCTCGGGCGGTGGGCAAGGCCCCGGCGGGCCCGGTGCCGGTGGAGGCCATGGCTCGGGCGGCGGGGGCGGCGGGCACGGCCACTCGCACGCGCACAGTCATGGTCCGGCGGCGCCCGTCTCCCGGCACCTGCGGAAGGTCATCGCCGCGGTCCTCATCCCGTTCGCCGCGGCCGTGCTGATCGGGCTCGCGGTGCTGTGGCCGGGCGGCGCCCCGCCGCACGAACGCACCGGGGTCGGCTTCGACCGGCAGACGCAGCAGGCCACCGTGACCAAGGTGGTCGAGCTAAGCTGCCAGTCCGTGAACGCCTCGGGCGTACCCCCGACCGGCGACACCTCCACCGCCGAGGGTTCCTCCGCGATGCAGCGGGCGAACGGCGACTGCAAACGGGCCACGATCCGCGTCGACAGCGGAGACGACAAGGGCCGCACCTTCACCGAGATCGTGCAACCGGACCAGTCACGGCAGTTGCACGAGGGCCAGAAGGTCGTGGTCGCCTACGAGCCCTCCGCGCCCGAGGACCTTCAGTACTCGGTGACCGACATCAACCGCCGGGTCCCGATGGCGCTGCTCGCCGGCATCTTCGCCCTCGCGGTCGTGGTCGTCGGACGGCTGCGGGGTCTCATGGCCCTGGTCTCGCTGGCCGTCAGCTTCCTGCTGCTGAACTTCTTCATGCTGCCCGCGATCCTGCAGGGCTCGAACCCGCTGCTCGTGGCGGTGATCGGCTCCAGCGCCATCATGCTGATCGCGCTGTACCTGTGCCACGGCCTGTCGGCCCGCACGTCCGTGGCGGTACTGGGCACGCTCATCTCCCTGGTCCTGATCGGCGTGCTCGGGTCGCTGTTCATCGGCTGGGCCGCGCTCACCGGCAACACGGACGACAACACGGGCCTCATCCATGGCCTGTATCCGACGATCGACATGAGCGGTCTGCTGCTCGCCGGAGTCATCATCGGTTCGCTCGGTGTCCTCGACGACGTGACGGTCACCCAGACGTCGGCGGTCTGGGAACTGCACGAGGCCAACCCAGCGCTGGGCCGCCGCGGACTGTACCGCGCCGGAATCCGTATCGGTCGCGACCACATCGCCTCGGTCGTCAACACCCTGGTCCTCGCCTACGCGGGCGCCGCCCTTCCGCTGCTGCTGCTCTTCTCCATCGCGCAGAGCGGGGTGGGGACGGTCGCCAACAGCGAGTTGGTCGCGGAGGAGATCGTGCGCACGCTGATCGGCTCGATCGGCCTGGTGGCGTCCGTTCCGGTCACCACGGCCCTCGCGGCCCTCGTCGTGTCGGCCGACCGGCCCGCCGACCGCCCCACGGCCCGGACCGCCGGAGCGGCACCGGGGTCGGGTTCGGCGCCCGTACGTGGCGGGCGGGGCCGGCGCCGCAAGCGCTGAGCCATGGCGAGGCCGCCGGTGAAGCGTTACGGCACGTGGAAGGGGCTCCTGCTGTAACGGTTCAGCCCGCGCTCTGTTCCTCCGCCAGGATGCGGTCCAGGGCCTCGTCGAGGTGGGCGTCGAAGTCGGCGAGCGCGCCCTCCTGCCCCAGCGGCACCAGCTTGTCGGTCCGGTCCAGGAACGCCACCAGAGGAGCCGCCGACGAACGGAAGAGCGCCTGGTCGTTCCCGACCTGAAGGCGGATCAGCACCTCGGCCAGCGGCTCCGGGTCGACGGGAGCGATGCGCACATCGCCGTCACCGCACGGCCGGCCCACCCCGTCCACCAGCAGCTCCCGGCCGAAGGCCCAGGTCACCGGCGCGTCCCCGGGCAGGTGGAAAGTCAGTCGCACGGCATAGGGATCACAGGTCTCGTAGCGCAGTTCCACCGGGATGCGGAACGAGAGCTCCTCGGACACGAGAAAGCTCATCATGACCTCTGCCTGTACCGACTCGCCCATCGCACACCCGTCATTCGCCGTCGACTGTCCGGGAATCAAACCTCTAACACTGGTGGCATCTTGCTCAACGTACACACCAGATCACAAGGAGTGAGTTTTCAGATACTGATAGAGATCGCCAGCGACCCCAGAAGCCGCCCCACCTCGTCCTGCAACCGCTGGGCCGCGGGCAGCAGCCGGTCGGCCTGCTGGAGGGGCAGGGAAATGGCCATGGTGGCGGCCGTGGTGCCGACGGTGATCGGGATCGCCGCGCACACCGTCCCCAGTGCGTACTCCTGGCGTTCGACCACCGGGGCCATCCGCCGCATGCGTTCCAGCCGCTTCAGCAGGGCATTGCCATCACGCACCGTGTACGGCGTGACGGGCCGCACGGGGTAGCGGTCCAGGTGGTCACGGCGGGCGCCCTCGTCCAACTGCGAGAGCAGGCACTGGCCGATGGCGTGCGCGTGCCCGGTCTCGCGGAAGTCCGCCCACTCCTCCACGGCCGGATTCCCCGGGGTGTCGGAGACGCACATGACTTCGATCTCGCCGTCGCGGTACATGGCGTAGTACACAGGGACGCCGATCGCGTCGCGCCAGCGCGCCAATGCGTCGATCACCGTGGTGCGACGTTTCTGCTGGGCGCCTCTGCCGCTCAGCCGCTCGGCAGCCTCACCGAGGAAGAACAACCCCTTGTCCCGGCGCAGATAGCCCTCGTGCACCAGGGTGCGCAGCAGGTGGTACGCCGTGGGCAGCGCCAGCCCGGTCTCCCGGGCCAGCTGCTTGGCCGGAGCTCCGTACGTGTGTCCGGCGACGCACTCCAGGAGGCGCATCGCCCGCTGAACGGATCCGATGAGCGTCGCGGAGGGCGGATCCGCGGAGGACGCGGGAGGCGTTCGAGGCGTCGAATGTGGCTGCACGGGCAATGCGTGCAGCGGAACCAATGCGGTGTCGGCCGTGGCCAAGGGTCACTCCCGGAACGCGAGGGGGCAGCCCCGTGCGGGGAACACGGGTGGGGTGTACGCCGCTCGCGGGGTCAC carries:
- a CDS encoding YibE/F family protein; translation: MTTPQHPPFPPHEPRRGPGTEHGAGRGADPASPGPHGAGGDRHDEGGGHGSGGGQGPGGPGAGGGHGSGGGGGGHGHSHAHSHGPAAPVSRHLRKVIAAVLIPFAAAVLIGLAVLWPGGAPPHERTGVGFDRQTQQATVTKVVELSCQSVNASGVPPTGDTSTAEGSSAMQRANGDCKRATIRVDSGDDKGRTFTEIVQPDQSRQLHEGQKVVVAYEPSAPEDLQYSVTDINRRVPMALLAGIFALAVVVVGRLRGLMALVSLAVSFLLLNFFMLPAILQGSNPLLVAVIGSSAIMLIALYLCHGLSARTSVAVLGTLISLVLIGVLGSLFIGWAALTGNTDDNTGLIHGLYPTIDMSGLLLAGVIIGSLGVLDDVTVTQTSAVWELHEANPALGRRGLYRAGIRIGRDHIASVVNTLVLAYAGAALPLLLLFSIAQSGVGTVANSELVAEEIVRTLIGSIGLVASVPVTTALAALVVSADRPADRPTARTAGAAPGSGSAPVRGGRGRRRKR
- a CDS encoding SsgA family sporulation/cell division regulator, whose product is MGESVQAEVMMSFLVSEELSFRIPVELRYETCDPYAVRLTFHLPGDAPVTWAFGRELLVDGVGRPCGDGDVRIAPVDPEPLAEVLIRLQVGNDQALFRSSAAPLVAFLDRTDKLVPLGQEGALADFDAHLDEALDRILAEEQSAG
- a CDS encoding IclR family transcriptional regulator; the protein is MGSVQRAMRLLECVAGHTYGAPAKQLARETGLALPTAYHLLRTLVHEGYLRRDKGLFFLGEAAERLSGRGAQQKRRTTVIDALARWRDAIGVPVYYAMYRDGEIEVMCVSDTPGNPAVEEWADFRETGHAHAIGQCLLSQLDEGARRDHLDRYPVRPVTPYTVRDGNALLKRLERMRRMAPVVERQEYALGTVCAAIPITVGTTAATMAISLPLQQADRLLPAAQRLQDEVGRLLGSLAISISI